A DNA window from Betta splendens chromosome 6, fBetSpl5.4, whole genome shotgun sequence contains the following coding sequences:
- the morf4l1 gene encoding mortality factor 4-like protein 1 isoform X2 has translation MRGAAPNKKIPAASQKNEVKTKKSKQKTPGAGEGTSSGGDPTHPPRKKRARVDPTVESEETFINRVEVKVKIPEELKPWLVDDWDLITRQKQLFHLPAKKNVDAVLEDYANYKKSRGNSDSKEFAVNEVVAGIREYFNVMLGTQLLYKFERPQYADILANHPDTSMSQIYGAPHLLRLFVRIGAMLAYTPLDEKSLALLLSYLQDFLKYLVKNSASLFNASDYEVAPPEYHRKAV, from the exons ATGAGGGGTGCTGCACCAAATAAGAAGATACCTGCTGCATCGCAGAAAAATGAAGT AAAAACCAAAAAGAGCAAACAGAAGA ctcctggagcaggagaaggcaCAAGTTCAGGAGGAGATCCAACCCACCCTCCACGAAAGAAGAGGGCACGTGTTGACCCCACTGTTGAAAGT GAGGAGACCTTCATAAACAGAGTTGAAGTTAAAGTCAAAATCCCAGAGGAGCTGAAACCCTGGCTTGTGGACGACTGGGACCTTATCACACGGCAAAAACAG CTTTTCCACCTACCTGCCAAAAAGAATGTTGATGCAGTCCTTGAAGATTATGCAAATTATAAAAAATCAAGAGGAAACTCTGATAGcaa GGAGTTTGCGGTGAATGAGGTGGTTGCTGGTATTCGTGAATATTTCAACGTCATGCTGGGGACACAGCTTCTCTACAAATTTGAGCGTCCTCAGTACGCAGACATCCTGGCCAACCACCCAGATACTTCCATGTCTCAGATCTACGGCGCTCCGCATCTACTCAGACTCTTTG TGAGAATCGGAGCCATGCTGGCGTACACTCCGCTGGATGAGAAGAGCCTTGCACTGCTGCTCAGTTATCTACAAGATTTTCTCAA GTATCTAGTAAAGAACTCTGCATCGCTCTTCAATGCAAGTGACTATGAAGTGGCCCCTCCAGAGTACCACCGCAAGGCAGTTTAA